Genomic segment of Umezawaea sp. Da 62-37:
GTCGTCTTCACCGGCCAGATGCTCGACCCGCGCGACGTGTGGATCGACCGCGCGGCCGCCGCCGGTCTGCGCGTCATCCAGGGCTACGTCACGAAGGCCACCCGCGTCCTCGTCGCGGCCGATCCGTTCACCTTGTCCAGCAAGGCGCGCCGTGCCCGCGCATATGAGGTTCCGATCGTGTCCGAACGGGACTTCGGGTCCATGCTCGCCCGGTTGGCCTAGCAGGTCACGGCGTTACAACCAGGGCGAAAGATCACCGGACTGGGTGTCATTGGGCCTATTGAAAACGTCGCTACCTGCGGGGAAGCTCGTCACGAACAGGCCAGGCAGCCAGCGGAGGGTACGAGCGACATGCGTACCGTGCAGACGGCCCCCACCCGCCCGGTGTGGGAAGAACTCGTCGCGGAACTACCGGTCGGCGTGCTGCTGATGGACGCCTCGGGCAACGTGCTCGCGGGGAACCGGCTGGCCGCGGACCTGCTCGGACTGGCGCCGGAAGACCTGCTCTCCGGCACCTGCCCACCGGGGTGGTCCACCCACGACGACTCCGGCGCACCGCTGCCCACCCGAGCGGAACTGGCGGACCAGGTCCTCCGCACGGGCGCGCTGACCATCCCCCTCGTCGTCACCCGCCACGGCCGCAGGCAGGCCCAGCTCTGGGCCGAGCACCACCCGCTCCTCGTTCACGGCGAACAGCGGCTGCTCGTCCTCCTGCAACCGGTCACCACCGACCTCCCGCACAGCCGCGGACTGCTCGACGCCCTCACCGGGCTGCCCGGCCGGGCGCTCCTGCACGACCGGCTCGACCAGGCGTTGGCCCGCGCTCGGACGCACGGGACCGTGGTGACGCTGGTGCTGGTGGACGTCCACCGGATGGCCGCGATCAACGCGGAGCACGGGTTCCAGCGGGGGGACGAGCTGCTGACCGCCGTCGGTGGGCGGTTGAGGGAAGGGCTGCGGGAGGACTACACCGTGGCCCGGTACGGCGGGGACGAGTTCGCGGTGGTGGCCGAGCACAGCCGCGGGTCGGGGGAAGCGGTGGCGGAGCGGGTGCGGGAGTTGGCCGGGCGGGCAGTGCGGATCGGGGGTGGGCGGGTGCGGCCGGGGATGAGGGTTTGTTGGGTGACGAGTGATGGGGCTGCGCCGACTCATGCGGTGATCGCGCATGTGGAGGAGAGGTTGAGGGGGTAGGGGGTTTGGGTTTTTGGGGGTCGGTTGGGCTGGGTCCGTTGGAGAGGGCATTTGTCGTGCTGGGTCGCCGGTGTCGGATCCACGGTCTCCGGGTGCGGCCAGCTTGACTTGGGGCCCCTTTTTGGGCCTAGTCGGGCTAAAAGGGCAGGTGGTAGGGATGCCCGCCGACAAATTGTAGGCCCAAAAACCCCAAGTCAAGCCGGCCGCACGGCGGTCGAGGGCTGCTCGGTAGGTGGTCAGGCGGCGGGTCGGCTCGGTGGGTGATCAAACGGCGGGTCCGCTCGGTGGGTGGGCTGGTGGGTGATCAAGCGGCGGTCGGCTCGGTGGGTGGGCTGGTGGTCTGGCTGGTGGGTTGGTGTTGTTGTAGTTCCTCGTTTTGTTCTTCCCAAAGGTCGAGCCCCCGACGCGGTTGCGTTGGGGGCTCGACCTTTGCTGTCAGGTGGTGCTCGTTGTCAGTCCTCCACCGTCAGATGCGCGGGATCTGGATGGTGTCCTCGAGGTTGCCGAAGATCGACTTGGTGTCGAGGCCGGCGAGGGCCGGGGCGGCGGGGAGGGAGCGTTCGCCGTTGGTGGCGTGGGGGGCGTCGAGCTGGAGGCCGGTCAGGGAGGTGGTGGGCAGGGTGGGGAGGGCGCGGGGGTGGGCGATCGGAGCGATCGGGGAGATCGGGAGGCGCGGGGTGGTGATGGGGGCGACGGGCAGGGCCGGGAGGCTGCGGCCGGTGGTGGCGGGGGCCAGGGGGCGCAGGTTCTGGATGTTGGGGGTGACGCCGAAGTTGCCGCCGGTGAGGGGGAGGGTGCCGCCGAAGGAGCGCTCCTCCGGGAGGCCCAGTTCGTCGGTCGGGAGGGACAGGTCGCTGATCGGCAAGTGGAGGCCTTGGGTCGGGAGGTCGAGGGCACCGAGCTGGTCGGCGGCGGGGAGCTGGTTCACCGGGAGGGTGCTCAGCGCCTCCGGGGCGACGGGCAGGCGGGTGAGGTTGGTCAGGTTGGGGATCTCGGTCGCGCCGAGCAGCTTGTCGATGCTGGCGGGGAGGTCGATGCCGCGGTGCGCCTCGGTGGCGCGCGCGGCGTCGGCGTCCTCGCCGGTGGTCTGGGTGCTGGGGTGGAGGACGGCGGTGGCTTCGCTGAGCACCGCGACCGGGATGTCGTAGGCCAGGCCCAGTGCGCCGACCGGCGCCAGGGCGTTGGTCGTGGTGAAGGGGCTGCTGCCGGGGGTGGTGTCGACCGCGGTCGGGGCGGCGGCGGGGTTCGCGAGGTCCTGCACCGGTGCGGTGGCCTGGGCTGCGCCCGACAGCGGGATGCCGGTGCTGGTGACGTCGCCCGCACCGACCGCGTTGCCGAAGGCGTCGAGGATCGCGTCCTCGCCGGCGGCGTCCAGCGTGGAGTCGACGTCCGAGGAACCGTTGTCGACGGCGGCGAGGGTGCGGCCGAACGCCTGCTCCGGGCTCCCCGTCGGGACCTGCACGGCGGTGTCCGGCGTGAAGCTGTGGTTGCCGATCGTGTTGGACGGGCCGCCCGCGACCAGCGTGGGGTCGGTGTTCGGGTCGCTGGCGAGGGTGGCGGCGTCGCTGACGGCATGCCCGGCGACGATCACGGGCGCGGTGACGATGTTGCTGGGCAGCGTCACGTTGCTGTCCTGGCCCACCTGCTTGCCCACCGCTCCCGTGACCAGGCCGAAGGCCTGTCCGGGGAGGTTCGCGGGGACACGGGCGACGTCGCCCGAGATGGCGCCGTCGGCGGGGATGGCCTTGCCGAGCAGCGGGCTGCCGTCGCCGTCTGCGGCGTCGACGACGGCCTCGCTGCCGTGCTCCACGGCCGCGTTGCCGACCGTCGAGATGACGTCGCCGCTGTCGAGGGGCAGTGCCAGGGGCGCGCCGACCAGGTTGTCCGAGAGGGCGGAGTCGCCACCGGGCGTGCCGGAACCGTCCGCGTCAGCGGCGTTCGCCGTGCTGTTCGTGGCGGCCGAGCTGGCGACGGCGGCGATCGCGTCGCTGTCGACCGGAGCCGGGTTCGCGAACTGCGGCTGGGTGGGGGCCGTGTCGGCCCAGGCACCGGGATCGCGGACCAGCGGGTTCGCCCTGCCGGTCTGGTCGGCGCCTGCCTCGCGCTGGCCACCGGCCTGCTGGCCGATCGCGCTCTTCTCCATGTCGAGCGGGACGGTGACGCCGCCGTCGATGGCCGAGGGAGCTGCGTCGGGGTTGACGTTCTCCTGGGCAGAAGCGATGCCCGTACCGAGCATCAGCAAACCACCAGTTACAAGCGCGGACTGGATTCCGCGCTTTGCCCAGGTCTGCATTGAGACTCCTTCTTCCTTTGTCCCTTGCGGGGGTATTTGGCGGGTGGCCGGAC
This window contains:
- a CDS encoding GGDEF domain-containing protein, which encodes MRTVQTAPTRPVWEELVAELPVGVLLMDASGNVLAGNRLAADLLGLAPEDLLSGTCPPGWSTHDDSGAPLPTRAELADQVLRTGALTIPLVVTRHGRRQAQLWAEHHPLLVHGEQRLLVLLQPVTTDLPHSRGLLDALTGLPGRALLHDRLDQALARARTHGTVVTLVLVDVHRMAAINAEHGFQRGDELLTAVGGRLREGLREDYTVARYGGDEFAVVAEHSRGSGEAVAERVRELAGRAVRIGGGRVRPGMRVCWVTSDGAAPTHAVIAHVEERLRG